The DNA segment CTCAGGACAGAGATTGACGGGCCAGAGTCCTGCCCAGGAAAGCCTAACCTGCTCCTTCTTTTCCTCGCTTCCCTGGGTTAGCTGATTTACCTCTGGCTGTCTGTTTCACTTCTCAGGCTCAAAGAGACATTATATTTGAACTGAGAAGGATCGCATTTGATGCAGAGTCTGACCCTAGCAATGTCCCCGGGAGTGGGACTGAGAAGCGCAAAGCCATGTATACCAAGGACTACAAAATGCTGGGCTTTACTGTAAGTTTCCTGAAGTATGGACCTTGGGAGGCCTGCTCCCCTGACAGGAGGTCAGAGGGCGTACCCACACACAGCCCCGAGAACCCCCCTTCATCATGGTGGCCCTGGAGTAGATGACACTTGGCGCTGGCAGGTCACGCATTTCCATGCGGCATTTGGCCCCTTGGAACGAATCCATCTGTTAGAGGGTGCAGGAGGTCAGTCACATGAGTAAAGAGAGGACCTCTCCTGAAAGCAGGGAGGTGCTTTGAAAAGCGGAAGTGGATATCTTGTGATAGGACACACTCAAGGATGGAGTTAATTCAATTAAACACATAGCGTGCACCTACGCACTCAGCGCACAGTATGccgggtgctggggacacagaatGAGCCTGCACAGTCCTGGGTCAGGAGCTCCCAATCTCGCAGAGAAGGCGGGCAGAAGGAGGTAACACAAGAGCGAGTGGCAGAGAGTAGGGTGGTAGGGCGTCCCCTCAGCTGGCACTGCACACGGGAGGCTACCGAGTCTCAAATCCGGTTCCTTTATTTCCCCAGAACCATATCAACCCAGCAATGGACTTTACCCAGACTCCTCCTGGAATGTTGGCCTTGGACAACATGCTGTACTTGGCTAAAGTCCATCAGGACACCTACATCCGGGTAACGACTGGGGGCCAGCTGGCTCAGCCCTGCTAGCACATGTCTTGCCTCCCTAATccaccctgccttcctccccaatccaccctgccttcctccccccagATCGTCTTGGAGAACAGCAGCCGGGAGGACAAACATGAGTGCCCCTTCGGCCGCAGCGCCATCGAGCTCACCAAAATGCTCTGTGAAATCCTGCAGGTTGGGGAACTGCGTAAGTCCCAGCCGCCCCCCTCTTCTTTCAGCCACTCCGTCATCAGGAGCCCAGGGGTCAGTGGGACTGGACAACTAGTGTGCTTTGTTTTGACAATCACCGGGTGAGCCGTGAGCCATCTTAGCCTCATTTACGGGACTCACGGCTGCTGCTCGGTTTGAGCGGGTCATTTAACGCCTCTATCCGTTTGCTCCTGTGTGTCAGGCTAGTGGCTGAGCCTGAGAGAGGGCAGAGCCAGACCGAGAGAAGAAAGCCGAGGGAGTAGCGGAAAGCCCGTGCCACGCTCTTCACTTTCCCTGGCCTTGCTCTGCTTTTGTTCCTTGGGACTTGGGTGCATGCAAGTGCCCGGCCTCACCCTCCCCGCTTCTCCTCCTCCGTAGCCAACGAGGGCCGCAACGACTACCACCCGATGTTCTTTACCCACGACCGCGCGTTTGAGGAGCTCTTCGGGATCTGCATCCAGCTGCTGAACAAGACCTGGAAGGAGATGAGGGCGACAGCCGAGGACTTCAACAAGGTCCGTGTCATGGAGCTCTGATGCCCACACGTGGAGGTGGGCATGTGCCAGCCTGTGACCAATGGCCGGAGCCAGGGGAACCCCTGAGCTGGGTCAGCAGCACCGGGTCACAAGATGCGGCCCTGGAGAACCTCGggcccctctgcttgtgcttccCCTGTAGCCTGGAGCAGGGGTCTGCCCCTGGGTACCTGGGCCCCTCTTGGACTCAGCGGAGCCGTACCCGCCCCGCCTGTCTCCCGTGGAGGGCAGAGGCTAAGCCTAAGTGTAACAGCGCTGGTTGACTGAGCACTTACTGCATGCAGGCCCTGGTGCAGTTGCGTGGCCAGGAAACGCTAGGGAGAGGAGGAGTGGACTGGCATGATAGGCATGAAACGCTAGGGAGAGGAGGAGTGGACTGGCATGATAGGCATGTCCTGTCTATCCACTCGCTCGTCACTCCTGACGCACACCGAGGCCCCACGCTCCGCGGAGCACTGCTGGGTCCTCGAAAGCTGCCAGTCTAGAAGCCGCTCATCTCATTGTAAACAATTTGCAAAGTATAAAGAGGAGAAAGTTCTCTGTAGTTCCACCACTCAGTGATGACCGTGTTCACGTCTCCCTCTAGTCTTTTCTCCTGTAGACTTTTCCCTGCGCGGGCGCGAGCTACCAAACGTGTTGTGGGATGGCCTGTTCTCTCTTTCACTGTAGTTGGAGGGGAAGTAACACATCTTTAGAACCCACACCGGTGTCAGGCGCTGTGTGTCTGCatagcccctccccctccaggcaGCGTATATCCGAAAAcatgtcttcctttctcttgttttagAGATGAGTCTGGGGGGGGGGCCTGCAGAAGGCAAGTGGCTTGTTCAAGGCGCAGATTAAGAGATGGGGTCAGGATCTGAGCCGCTTTCTCTCCGACTTCCAAACCTGTGCTCATCCCACCACACTGTCAACTAGTTGAAATTTGTGGGAAAGAAAGCATTTGTCCCCGTCAGGCATTTGTCCTCAGGAACCACCTAACAAGGTGGGCCTTCGAGAGTCAGTACTCTGGCTCACCCAGCAAGTGTCTGGAGTGCCTCCAGGGCGGGGGCAGAGCCGGGCTGCCTGGAACCAGCCTGGCCCCTCAGGAGAGGGCCTGAGGCAGCCGGCTTCCTTCCCTCTCAGGTCATGCAGGTGGTCCGAGAGCAGATCACTCGAGCTTTACCCTCCAAACCCAGCTCTTTGGATCAGTTCAAGAGCAAACTGCGTGGCCTGAGCTACTCTGAGATCCTGCGACTCCGCCAGTCCGAGCGGATGAGTCAGGATGACTTCCAGTCCCCGCCAATTGTGTAAGTGCCGccgggtgggctggggaggggggcaccacCTGCTTTGCCGTCCCCTCACCTCCCTTTGCTCCCGTGTGCGTGCACCCAGGGAGCTGAGGGAGAAGATCCAGCCTGAGATCCTGGAGCTGATCAAGCAGCAACGCCTGAACCGGCTCTGTGAGGGCAGCAGCTTCCGGAAGATTGGGAACCGCCGGAGGCAAGGTGAGGGGGCCCGGGCCGCTGGGCGGGTCCTTACCCACCACACTGGGGAGGGAGCCTACTGGACAGACCCTGCAGGGAGCAGGCCGGGAACACGTCATCCTTTTGCCCTCCGTGCACCCAGGCCTTTCCCAGAACTGTCCTTGGTCACCTGCTCGTCTTGCTTTGTGTTCCAGAACGTTTCTGGTACTGCCGCTTGGCACTGAACCACAAGGTCCTGCACTATGGTGACTTGGATGACAACCCTCAaggggaggtgacatttgaatcCCTGCAAGAGAAAAGTAGGTTCATTTCTCCGTTGATGTGTCACAGTAGCTGGACTCGATGTCAGGAGACCTGAGTGTTAGTCCTGGCTGTCTCAAACCGATGATCTGGTCATGGACCGCTTGTCTCCCTGGAcctgtctcctcatctgtcaGAGGTCATGTCTACCTGGCCTACTCACAGGGCTGCTCGGGGACGTCAGTGGGCTCCCCAGTGGGAATGGGGTCAGTAGATTGTTGGGGTGCTACAGGCTATATTGAAAGGTGGTGGTATAAgcagggctctggagccagactgcctggattcgAATTCTCACTTTGCCATTAATGCTAATTAACGGCAAGTTAATTTTCACCTCTGCCTTGGTTTCTCATGCAAAATGGCAGTAATAGGCACATTTCCTTCATAAGAGGACTGAATGAGTCATGTACGTAATGGCCTTAGGACAGGGGCTGGCAGGTCCTAAGCACATCTGTGACATTGTCAGCTTCATCACGGTGCCAAGGAAGTGATGTAAGCGTCCAAGGCCCCGGTCCTCAGGGAGACGATCCCAAAGCCCTGAACTGACCCCCCGTGAGATTTGACACGGTCCAGCAGGCCATGGCCCCCGGGAAGGGACCACAGAGGGGGAGCTAGCACCAGGCCACTGGCTCTGAGCTGACACAGCCCTTTGGTCTGGGGGCTGGGGCTTCCCTTCCAGCACTGATGCAAAGACCCACTCACAGCATGGATCTTCCAGAGACTAATTCCCTTCATTTCCCAGTTCCTGTTGCAGACATTAAGGCCATTGTCACTGGGAAGGATTGCCCCCACATGAAAGAGAAGAGCGCTCTGAAACAGAACAAGGTAAGTGGAGCAGCAGGCCTGCTGGAGTCAGGGTCACGGTCACTGTCACGGTgacacctggatggttcagtcggtggTGGCTGCCGTTTAAGTGCAcgttctcccacccccactctctcctctGAATTATTCCTACGGGTCTTACTAGGAACAGTTTTGAACATACACAGAAACTGATAGAACCCCCACATATGCGTCACCCAGCCTCAACAACCATGGCGGGTCCTACCCATCCACTTATTATTACTtcaaagaaaatctcaagtaTGATGTTATTTCCtcttaaatatttagaatgtaTCTGTAAATGATAAGGACTCTTAACATAATCgcaataccattatcacacttaaaaagaaattttagaagttGTTACTTAATATCAAATATTCCACAGATGTTTGCATTCCTATAAATAACATAATTTctctgtataaaaatatataaatgtttacatgcacatacacacgcgtgcacacacatgcatactcATACACGTTCTGTtcactgaatcagaatccaaTAGGATATGCACATCGTGATTAGTCTCTagttcccctctctcttttccatctttgttttcctctttgcagTTTATTAGCTGAAGAAACCAGGTTGCTTGTTTGGTAGTTTCTCCGAGTCGGAAGTGTGCTGATTGTCTCCCCATGGGCTAGTTTAGTTTGTTCCTCTGTCCCAGATCTGTATGTTGGTGGAGAGATTTAGGGGGAGGCTTGATCCGGCTCCGGTTTGAcccccttttttgggggggcgggcaGGATGACTTCCGAGGTGGCATTATGTTCTATCAAGAGACATATGATGTGATTGTCTCTCTTTTTGCGATGTTAGCAGACTCCTGGTGCTAAGTGCCTCTTCCACGAGTAAATTAAGATTTGCAAAGTAGTGGTGTGCTAATGCGgtcattccttttcatttatgaGCTGAACTAGTTCTCTAAAGAGAAACTTAACCATCATCTACTCCTGGCCTCCCAGTGGTCCAGTTTATGTACGAAAGGAGAATAGtccttgattctttccttttataaaagtACCTACTTTTAAAACAGTGAGTTGGTTCTCTGGTATCGTCCAGCAGTGACCAGTTttgggtgtgttttgttttgttgcatttAGTATTACTGTGAACTCATGGATTGAAGCAAATTGATATTTGTCCCAGTGCATTACAGTTATGTTGTTGATGCTTAAATTCTCTCATCTTTGGCCACAATTTGTTGTGGTGGTTGTGGTTTCTAAACCGTTAAGACTGTCAGTCTGATCACCGACATACGTACCGAAGGTAATCTACGATCGTGGACTCTGAGATACAGAGGGTTTGAGCGTCGCGAAATGACTTTTCTCCAGTGTTAGGAGCGTCCGCATCGTAGACGTGACTCGGGGGGGAGTGGGTGAGTTAGCCTTCGTTCCCACCGCGCCTCGTCTCCAGCCACACCTGTGCACGTGCCCGGGGCCTGATGACACCACATCTGAGTCAGCACGTTCAGTGACAGTGCCAGGCGACGAGGAATTTGGCCAAGATCTTGGTGCACAGAGTCCAGGCCACCCCACTGCACCACAGAACTGAAACCCTTTGTCTTTCAGGAGGTGTTGGAGTTGGCGTTCTCCATCCTGTATGACCCTGATGAGACCTTAAACTTCATTGCACCTAACAAGTATGAGGTGAGCAGTGTGGACAGCCCAGCCCTCTCTGTGACTCTTCAGCTGGAGGGCGGGAGTGGGCACAACAGGGACATCCCCCTGAAGGCAGGGGACCACAGCGTGTCATGAAGGCTTCCTGGCACCGAGGATCTGCCAGGCTGGGGTGCATccccctgagctgggctccccaGGTTACTCGAAAGCAGCAGCCGTAAGTTGCCATTAGAAAAACAGGGTCACCACCTAACTTGTCTGGACTAGGAAAATTCTCCCCCTTTTCAGCCTCTGCCCGGCCACCTTCCCGAGCGAACCCAACAGACCCTCCCTCCTCAGGGCTCCTGGGCACAGGCGGTAGTGGGTCTGGCCTGGGCTTTGAGGCGGATGGGTCTGGTCCTCCCGCAGTTGTCCCTGCAGCACTGGAAGGTACTCTGGGTTACATGAGTAACTGTGCTTGAGCCCCACGTGGCCGCTGAGCTCAGGGAGCACCAGAGGGCACTAGAAGTGGGGCTTCTGGAAAAGGAGGCACTTTGGCAGCCCCGAGCTGCCAGTGGAGTTCTGCAAGAATTAGCAGGTGGGGAGACAGGTGAGCAAAGGCAGGGAAAAAGACTGAGCaggaagaatgagagagggaTAGGTCGACAGTTCTCTGTTATTCCTCCTTATCACGAGACCCTCAAGTTCAATTTCTGTGGcacttaatttttaagatttgttgactgggctttttttgtgtgtttaactttttttgaaaagaaaatggagatcCTACAGTGATTCCTTTTGAGTCCTGCTTTTTTCACCTAATATGTATTCCCCCCAACCGTTGCTCATTTCCTGGGCAGTTTTGGGTAGCCGACACCCCAGTACTCGGGGCTCATTTTGCTGTATTCAttagttgcatttttaaaaatcatatttaaaaaaaataaaaataaatcctatttcAGATTATCTTAGGAAGCTTCAATGTAAAGCCCTCATAAAAGCCAAAAGGGTTTTTTTGGGCAAGTGAATGATCACCCCCCTTTTATCTTTGCCATCATCCCAGACCACCTTTGCCGACACTAAGTAGTGTCAAAAGAGACTGTGGTGAATCCTCTCAGCAAAGGGACCTTGGCAGGGCCTCCAGCTGACCAGGGGCCACCCTGTGACGTTTCGCAACTTGCTCCCACAGTACTGCATCTGGATTGACGGCCTCAGTGCCCTTCTGGGGAAGGACATGTCCAGCGAGCTGACCAAGAGTGACCTGGACACGCTCCTGAGCATGGAGATGAAGCTGCGGCTCCTGGACCTGGAGAACATCCAGATCCCCGAAGCCCCGCCGCCAGTGCCCGAGGAGCCCAGCAGCTACGACTTCGTCTATCACTACGGCTGAGCCTGGAGCCGGACTCCACGGTACCCAGGAAGGGATCTGGGGCCCAGGAGAAACACCCACAGACTGGTGCCTTGTCTTTTGCTTGTACAGAATCTGTAGTGACCTCGGTGGCCAGTAAATGCCAGCCATTCCTCAGACTCACCTCAGACCACCCAGAGCTTCCTCTTGGTCCCCGCCCGCCCTAAGTCACGAAGGCAGGGTGCTCGGCGCTCCCCGTCACCGTGGAGCCTGGGATCGGAGCGTGAGGAATGAACAGCAGACCCCCTTGCCTTCGGGCCAGGGACTGCTTTGGGCTGGAGTTAACAAGAGTCACTCACCTTTTCTTCCTGAGCCTGCTCTCCGGTCAGCTGGATCCCCGTATGGACAAGAGCGAGCCCAGCAAAGGCTGCCCGCAGAGGACAGACGTTCCAGGCGTGTTGAGAGCCTCCGAGAGACTGCTTTCGGGTGACCCGTGCCTGTGTCTCAGATCCAAGCGGAGGCCGTGGCCTTTGCTTGGTAGATGCCTTGCCCTTGCTTTTGTCGCCTTCGTGAGGGCTCACTCTGGCCTCATTCAGTGCCAACAAGCTGCTGCTACCAAGGCTCGGTTCTAACATCTCTGGTCTCCGGAGCCACCAGATCTCTCTCGCCCACACAGTTGTCTGGGCAGATGGAAAGTTCTCCCTACCAGGCTCTCAGGCTCTCATCCTGGCAAGTCAAAGACGTGCGAGCTATGTCCTACCCTCTAGTCTCAGAGAACTCTGCGGGGAGAGCCCAGACAAGGCCTGGGCCGAGACTGGTGAAGCCACTGGAGtccactcccttcccccctccccccacatttttATCTTCTCCTTCCTTAGAGAAATCTCCCACCTAACCTGAATGGCAGCCCCCtcctctttgctttcctttggcCTCCCCGACCTCAGGAAGTTtggccttcccttccccccatcccagTGCTGTGGTTTCTGCCACTGGGCGTGATTTCAGGGAGCTAGCTGAGGCCACAGCTGTGCCAACGGGGCCTCCCTGGTGCTGCGGCCCTTGTACACCACGCgcccagcctctctccttggaCGTGTGAACACAGTGGCATTCAGTATTGGTAGCCCAGCATGGTAGGTACTGCCCGATGAAGAGtgtactatatattttctttactaGAGGCCATACTTATACAGacgtgtatatatatttatataagatcTACCTATCCTAGAACGGAAGgtttgaggggaaagaaaattgGAGGCTccccctaaaaaaacaaaaacaaaaacaccacttCTAGTTGTGAGCCAAGAGAGTAACCCGAGAGCAGCCAGGAGCTTCCTGTCAGTAACcgtgttttcaataaatagtcTTTCACGTACAAACCGTGATACCTATTAACAGCTGTTTCTCTGTACTTGCTCTGTGCCCAAGAGAGCTTTCACCTTGACAAGCCTTCATTTCATCGTGTCTGGGAGAATTCCTCCTTTACAACCACTCTGCCCTCCctgggtgtgtgcatgtgcacacacacacacacgcacacgcgcgctCACCTCGACAGTTAGGGATGCTCCCAGATTGCTGCAGTAGGACAAAGCGTTTTCCGCTCAGGCTTGTCGGGCACAGCAGGAAATGGCATGCTGTACACCCCCATGAACATATCCTCCCTCTTACCCCTGCCAGGGGCACAGTCAGAGAACAGCTCACATTCTTGTGACTTACAAAGAAGACACGTTCTTCACCCTGTGTGTCGCCGATGCTTAGTGCCCAGCCTTCCAGCTGGTGTTTTAGGCTGTTGCTCCAAAACTCAGCCTTGGTAACTGGGAGGCTTGAATGAGGGTGGCGATGAAAATAGATACTTTCTTTTCCCCCTGAGAGAGAAGGGGGCGAGGACAGGCTCTTTTAAAAGACACATGAAGTGCATGCAGCACAGGCCTTGAAGACTGGATGCAGGCAAGACCTCGGGCAGTGATGGGTGCCATTGTAGGTGCTTGGTaagtgctgaatgaatgaactaatgcCTGCATGATGTCagctggcgggggcggggggcagcagTGGTTTGCATAATGCACTGCTTACACTCTGGCCTAGAACCTTCTGTTAAGAGGGGCCAGGGAGGCCAGCTGAGTCACTCGCAGGGATCCATGTTTGCAGCCAGtgttagaagaaagcataggaggCACTGGGAAGAGAGGGCAAAAAACCCCTAACTGGGCGTCATTCTGCAACCCTAGCCTGCTCTGACCTCCTGGGGGTTCTGGTCCCGGGCTCTGCCGCTTTTAATCCATCCTCCAACATGAGTAAGGTCTGAATTTCCTAGCTGGCATTTTTGAGACCACTGCAACCTGCCCCATAGCTACTTTTCCAACCACAGCTTTTGTTAACTCCCCTTATAAACAACTGGGCTTTAAGCCCGGCCCCATCCTTCCCCTCTCCTTATTTCCTCTGCCATGACACTCCCCCCACAACCTCCACTCAACCTATTGAAATTAAGATAATTCTTAGAAAGTTTCAGGCACACAAAATGTTTCAcaaatgtgtattatttattatctccCATGGATCTTCTAAGTCCTAAAATTTAATGCCCCTGACTTATCATTCCCCAGCCGACTTAAGCTCTCAGAAGAAAAAGCCCATGAGAGATTTCATGTTTGCGGTTCCATGGTTGCCCAGCACTGGGCTGGAATAAGGTAAAGTAATCTGTTCAACAGAAGTAAACAGGTGGCTCTTTTCCGGCTGCCCTGGGTGCGCATGCCATCGCGGCACGCACTGGGGCTCCAGAGCGAGGCCGATGGAGCGCGGGAGACACAAGCAAAGACAGCCAGACAGGTTGCTTGGCGCTCCGCCTCTGGGGACTGCGCCGGCCGGCCCACCTTTGGAGCCCCGCCCCGCCGGCGGCCGGCCCCGCCCCTCAGCCTCTTCTGGCGGAAGTGCCCCCCCCCGCGGCGGCGCTCGGCCTCGCACTTCCGGCGGGAGGATCCGGCCCGGAGCGCCCGCGGCCGAGGTGAGTGGGCGCGCCGCGGGCCCTGCGCGCGCTCCCGAGGGCGGGAGAGGGCCCGGGAGCGGGGTCCCTGCCGGGCTCTTCGCGCAGCGGTCCGCCGGGGCCCCTGTCCCTCCCGGGCCTCCGCGTCCGCGCCGTGAAGGGGCCGGGGCCTCCACTCGCCCTCCCCGACCGCCTGCCGGGCGCGCTTCCCCAGCGCTTCGTGCGCGTGCGGCGACGGGCAGGGTCCCGACCCAGGCGGAACTTCGCGGACGCGACCCAGCCCGCCCAGAGGCGGCATCCCGCGGTGGGGTGGGAGTGTGGGGCGCGCAGTAAACACGTGCGCAAACAAGGCAACGTCAGGTGGTGGGAGGTGCCAAGAGGATGAGGATCGGGTCCTCGAGCAGGGTTCAGCCGAGCAAAGGTCCGCGGAAGAGGGGACGTCCAGTGCAAAGAAGGACGCAGGCTCGATGGGCCTGGCAAGCGGCCAGGGGCCAGCGTGGCGGGCTCCGGGGCAGTGGCGGGAGAACGAGGTTGCAGACTCGGGCAGAGGCCAGATGATGGAAGGGCCTGCTCGGGGGTTGGGATTCGCCCTATGAGAGCGTGGTCTGCTTTCGGTGAGTAAGCCTTCACTCAGGCTGCTGTGTGGACTCCAGGCTGTcggggaaggaggaagcagggacACCAGTTAGGAGACCGCTGCAGTCCCTAGGTGAGAGATCAGCATGGCTTAGACTGATGGCCGAGCGCAGGCGAAGACAGGTAGCTGGTCTACAGGGACCTGGGAGGAGGAACTGACAGGATAGGattggaggaaggaaggacagagcgGTCAAGGGTGAGTTCATGATTCATTTGGGGGCTTAGGCTTTAAACCTGGTATATTGTGCTGGCATTTACTAATGACTTGGGAATAGGTTGGGGACACTTTCAGTTTGAGGTATCTTGGGTGCAGCTACGAAGTAGACTGTTTGATGTACCAGCCTGGAGCTGCCAGAGAAGGGTAGGGCTAATGGAAAGAATGTAGAAATCACTGGAATGTCTGTCAGATGGGATGAGATTACTCAAGGgagaatgaagagaagagaagccaGGATCCAACCCTCAGGCAGTCAACTTTTACCAGTTGGTTGACGAGGAGGAGCCAGCGAAGAAGGCCAGGAGtccagaaaagcagaagaaaaagcaggagaGTGTGGTGTGGCATCCATTAGGCTTTACCAGGAGGAGGAAGTGGTCAGTTCTGTAAGGTGCCCATGAAGACAGAGACTTGGTCCTGAGAGGGGCAGCAAGGAGGAAGGTGTGGTGACTCAGTGGAGCAGTGGGGACAGGCTGAAGTGAGTTTGGGTGGCAGGAGAGTAGGGACAGTAGTGCAGGGGACCCTGGGGGAGTTTTGCTGTAAGGGGGCCAGGAGGGTCGTAAGCCTGTGCCACAAGTCACCATCAAGCGCTGTACCTGATGCCATCGGCTCCCCTCCCAAGAGGCAGATGATTTTATCCTCCTTTACTGGAAGCTGAGGTCCAGAGTTAGGTCATTCGGGGGTCCCGATGTTCATAGAG comes from the Ailuropoda melanoleuca isolate Jingjing chromosome 13, ASM200744v2, whole genome shotgun sequence genome and includes:
- the ELMO2 gene encoding engulfment and cell motility protein 2 isoform X1, translating into MPPPSDIVKVAIEWPGANAQLLEIDQKRPLASIIKEVCDGWSLPNPEYYTLRYADGPQLYITEQTRSDIKNGTILQLAISPSRAARQLMERTQSSNMETRLDAMKELAKLSADVTFATEFINMDGIIVLTRLVESGTKLLSHYSEMLAFTLTAFLELMDHGIVSWDMVSITFIKQIAGYVSQPMVDVSILQRSLAILESMVLNSQSLYQKIAEEITVGQLISHLQVSNQEIQTYAIALINALFLKAPEDKRQDMANAFAQKHLRSIILNHVIRGNRPIKTEMAHQLYVLQVLTFNLLEERMMTKMDPNDQAQRDIIFELRRIAFDAESDPSNVPGSGTEKRKAMYTKDYKMLGFTNHINPAMDFTQTPPGMLALDNMLYLAKVHQDTYIRIVLENSSREDKHECPFGRSAIELTKMLCEILQVGELPNEGRNDYHPMFFTHDRAFEELFGICIQLLNKTWKEMRATAEDFNKVMQVVREQITRALPSKPSSLDQFKSKLRGLSYSEILRLRQSERMSQDDFQSPPIVELREKIQPEILELIKQQRLNRLCEGSSFRKIGNRRRQERFWYCRLALNHKVLHYGDLDDNPQGEVTFESLQEKIPVADIKAIVTGKDCPHMKEKSALKQNKEVLELAFSILYDPDETLNFIAPNKYEYCIWIDGLSALLGKDMSSELTKSDLDTLLSMEMKLRLLDLENIQIPEAPPPVPEEPSSYDFVYHYG
- the ELMO2 gene encoding engulfment and cell motility protein 2 isoform X2, which codes for MERTQSSNMETRLDAMKELAKLSADVTFATEFINMDGIIVLTRLVESGTKLLSHYSEMLAFTLTAFLELMDHGIVSWDMVSITFIKQIAGYVSQPMVDVSILQRSLAILESMVLNSQSLYQKIAEEITVGQLISHLQVSNQEIQTYAIALINALFLKAPEDKRQDMANAFAQKHLRSIILNHVIRGNRPIKTEMAHQLYVLQVLTFNLLEERMMTKMDPNDQAQRDIIFELRRIAFDAESDPSNVPGSGTEKRKAMYTKDYKMLGFTNHINPAMDFTQTPPGMLALDNMLYLAKVHQDTYIRIVLENSSREDKHECPFGRSAIELTKMLCEILQVGELPNEGRNDYHPMFFTHDRAFEELFGICIQLLNKTWKEMRATAEDFNKVMQVVREQITRALPSKPSSLDQFKSKLRGLSYSEILRLRQSERMSQDDFQSPPIVELREKIQPEILELIKQQRLNRLCEGSSFRKIGNRRRQERFWYCRLALNHKVLHYGDLDDNPQGEVTFESLQEKIPVADIKAIVTGKDCPHMKEKSALKQNKEVLELAFSILYDPDETLNFIAPNKYEYCIWIDGLSALLGKDMSSELTKSDLDTLLSMEMKLRLLDLENIQIPEAPPPVPEEPSSYDFVYHYG